A region of Reichenbachiella carrageenanivorans DNA encodes the following proteins:
- a CDS encoding energy transducer TonB produces the protein MKKINLTFILTFCFACAFSQNNLDIGHFITNTGELIDQMLAFDPAEGQTIIISVNTKEDFLSGYYINSNNERIDGYIKGSYRSTEFLFKPDQEAESIKIKVEEATGYKVGLDSFVVMQRTIPVNSSYDTPIIKNPSFVLVESHDDNLVLYKSNNSTWPYFFEYQDSIYRVPSSPMGFKDLMSRLFDELHPMFEYIENNKLKGAGIIQFADAYHTYQKFIKKDTLYLDNHYAKCKKSKASFYALVEDFNGSEFQITYYGMDDIKIMTGPYSSLKPTKNDGDFTWYHTNGLVRKKMTYKYGAYTELYTYFRNGQLHLDYSPPSFLGVYYDHVYSPTGKEMVDTTKPKQFETFYDSTRARQIKRQYNRGIMIESAVYEEGEKSYMQLTKRNVKFAKPSNKLWEYFESVLCYDDLMVQNEEEGIAYVRLLIDEKGKLDTVEVLSGISETTDKKIIEAFTKTDEKYQICKPAMDFNGFTVPQEVVVPINFIIQSDIIRNNYYYYNPAFDHQMMHQINFDNIPVPTRPTGF, from the coding sequence ATGAAGAAAATCAACCTCACCTTTATACTCACCTTCTGTTTTGCTTGTGCTTTCTCTCAAAACAACCTTGACATTGGGCATTTCATTACCAACACAGGGGAACTCATTGACCAAATGCTTGCTTTTGATCCTGCAGAAGGACAAACCATCATTATTTCTGTCAACACGAAGGAAGACTTTCTTTCAGGTTACTATATCAATAGCAACAACGAAAGAATAGATGGCTATATCAAAGGATCATACCGATCTACAGAGTTCCTATTCAAACCAGACCAAGAAGCAGAATCAATCAAGATAAAAGTGGAGGAAGCTACTGGCTACAAAGTAGGACTTGACTCCTTTGTCGTGATGCAAAGGACAATCCCTGTCAACAGCAGCTATGACACACCTATCATCAAAAATCCGTCCTTTGTTTTGGTAGAGTCGCATGACGACAATTTGGTTTTGTATAAATCCAACAACAGCACTTGGCCATATTTCTTTGAATACCAAGACAGTATATACCGAGTCCCTTCCTCTCCCATGGGTTTTAAAGACCTGATGTCCCGTCTGTTTGACGAACTGCATCCTATGTTTGAATATATAGAAAACAACAAATTGAAAGGCGCAGGCATTATTCAATTTGCAGATGCTTATCACACCTATCAAAAATTTATAAAAAAAGACACCCTCTACCTCGATAATCACTATGCTAAATGCAAAAAAAGCAAAGCTAGCTTCTACGCATTAGTAGAAGATTTTAATGGCAGTGAATTTCAAATCACATACTATGGCATGGATGACATTAAAATAATGACTGGTCCTTACTCTTCTTTAAAACCCACAAAAAACGATGGAGACTTCACTTGGTACCATACCAATGGATTAGTTAGAAAAAAGATGACCTATAAGTATGGAGCGTACACCGAATTATACACTTATTTCAGAAATGGCCAGTTACACCTTGATTATAGTCCACCTTCTTTTTTAGGGGTTTATTACGACCATGTCTATAGCCCTACAGGCAAGGAAATGGTGGACACAACAAAACCGAAGCAGTTTGAGACTTTTTATGATAGCACGCGTGCCCGACAGATCAAACGACAATACAATCGTGGAATAATGATTGAAAGTGCGGTATATGAAGAAGGAGAAAAATCCTACATGCAACTCACCAAGAGAAATGTAAAATTCGCAAAACCTTCAAACAAACTTTGGGAGTATTTTGAGTCTGTTTTATGCTATGATGACCTAATGGTTCAAAACGAAGAAGAAGGAATCGCTTATGTGAGGCTATTAATAGATGAAAAAGGAAAACTAGATACCGTAGAAGTGCTTAGTGGAATCAGTGAAACCACAGACAAAAAAATAATAGAAGCTTTCACCAAGACGGATGAAAAATATCAAATATGCAAGCCCGCTATGGATTTCAACGGCTTTACAGTTCCTCAAGAAGTAGTAGTGCCCATCAATTTTATAATTCAATCAGACATTATTAGAAACAATTACTATTACTACAATCCTGCATTTGATCACCAAATGATGCATCAAATTAATTTTGACAATATCCCTGTCCCTACTCGACCTACAGGGTTCTAA
- a CDS encoding carboxypeptidase-like regulatory domain-containing protein → MDVRSSIYILLGCILWLIALPASSQEPARPLITIDFKNTPLRQALSDVNTFDRVKLSYNPDHIPADRVVNESFQQVPLDLVLKKMLGANFDIKYRGSYIIIQPKKEEVKKHPVKLSGAVKDAETGAVIPDVTIYEINKLNATLTDTRGQFDLTVSAKTDYVTFAISRENYQDTIIQVQDISEMTLALQPIKKEKTSVKDRFEIETKKLVQFFTSDESQKNARNVRMDEERIWQVSLVPMIGSNGKLSGQVRNKISVNVLAGYAYGVNGVELGGLYNIGRREMNGLQMAGFGNAVGGASHGVQLAGFINTTKGYTHGVQAAGFLNVVTDDVKGVQAAGFVNISNKVNGVQAAGFVNLATKEMNGLQAAGFLNSAKTVQGAQVSGFLNKSKATRGAQISGFLNVTKTLKGMQLGIVNISDTVSSGTPIGLINIVRSGMHQFAAEHNDFMPYQVAFRSGIYRFYTVLSAGIDPSNNNLWSYGVGFGSQFTIRPKWYGNVELAAHNIEQPDRNADDLNLLNRLNLNVGYQIGKHLSVNAGPVLNLYLTKIYHADTDTYGDLDHPSFYESTQGDLHLSAWVGYAVSVRF, encoded by the coding sequence ATGGATGTCCGCAGTAGCATTTACATTTTGCTCGGGTGTATTTTATGGCTGATCGCTTTGCCAGCGAGTTCACAAGAACCTGCCCGCCCTTTGATTACGATAGATTTTAAAAATACACCATTAAGGCAAGCGCTTAGCGATGTCAATACCTTTGATCGAGTGAAGTTGTCTTATAATCCAGATCATATACCTGCTGACCGTGTGGTTAATGAGTCTTTTCAACAAGTACCTTTGGATCTGGTTTTGAAAAAAATGCTTGGCGCAAATTTCGATATTAAGTACAGAGGAAGTTACATCATTATCCAACCCAAAAAAGAAGAAGTAAAGAAGCATCCAGTCAAACTTTCTGGAGCGGTAAAGGATGCAGAAACAGGCGCAGTAATCCCTGATGTGACCATCTATGAAATAAATAAACTAAATGCTACACTCACAGATACGCGAGGTCAATTTGACTTAACAGTTTCGGCTAAAACCGATTACGTCACTTTTGCGATTAGTAGAGAAAATTATCAAGATACAATCATTCAGGTACAAGACATCTCAGAAATGACATTGGCGCTTCAGCCTATCAAAAAAGAAAAAACTTCCGTAAAGGATCGGTTTGAAATAGAGACCAAAAAACTTGTTCAGTTTTTCACTTCCGACGAATCGCAGAAGAATGCTCGCAATGTCCGTATGGATGAAGAACGGATATGGCAAGTGTCGTTGGTGCCCATGATTGGCTCTAATGGAAAACTAAGTGGACAGGTGAGAAATAAAATTTCAGTCAATGTATTGGCAGGGTATGCCTACGGTGTAAACGGGGTAGAATTGGGCGGATTGTACAACATCGGTCGGCGTGAAATGAACGGCTTGCAAATGGCCGGGTTTGGCAATGCCGTGGGAGGAGCGTCTCATGGAGTCCAGTTGGCAGGGTTTATCAACACCACCAAAGGCTATACCCATGGGGTACAAGCAGCAGGCTTTCTCAATGTGGTAACAGATGATGTAAAAGGCGTACAGGCAGCTGGATTTGTAAATATCTCCAACAAGGTCAATGGCGTGCAAGCTGCTGGTTTTGTGAATCTTGCTACCAAAGAAATGAACGGCCTGCAAGCTGCTGGTTTTTTAAATTCAGCCAAGACTGTTCAGGGTGCTCAGGTGTCAGGATTTCTGAATAAGAGCAAGGCTACTCGTGGAGCCCAAATCAGCGGATTTCTTAATGTCACAAAAACACTCAAAGGGATGCAGCTAGGCATTGTCAATATTTCGGACACAGTATCTAGTGGTACACCTATTGGCTTGATCAACATCGTTCGGTCGGGCATGCATCAATTCGCAGCGGAGCACAACGATTTCATGCCGTATCAAGTGGCGTTTAGATCTGGGATCTACCGATTTTACACGGTACTGAGTGCAGGTATAGACCCATCAAACAACAATTTGTGGAGTTATGGCGTAGGTTTTGGGAGCCAGTTCACGATTAGGCCCAAATGGTATGGCAATGTGGAATTGGCCGCTCACAACATCGAACAGCCAGATCGCAATGCCGATGATTTGAATCTACTCAACAGACTAAATCTCAATGTGGGGTATCAAATCGGCAAGCACCTGTCGGTGAATGCTGGACCGGTGCTGAATCTATACCTGACCAAAATCTACCATGCAGACACAGATACTTATGGAGACCTCGACCATCCTTCTTTTTATGAAAGTACCCAAGGAGACTTGCACCTATCGGCCTGGGTAGGGTATGCCGTTTCGGTAAGGTTTTAA
- a CDS encoding FecR family protein produces the protein MSERKRHSVSEELLFRYFIEEVSPDEQETVLSWKAMSEANYAEFERVRVFLLDVKALRSIGGDHASYDVLKAWEKVQRRKPVASMSQKSITWNWMKIAVTILLVAGAGWFAYLFSQVETQTTVAVAETQGVELADGSNVTLNKGSELIYPDRFKENQRNVVLKGEAYFEITKDPDQPFVIQTDEIQVTVLGTSFNVNNANADSVIVSVDTGRVLMSVGGKEEILTPGFRGVYYRSSQTLVKVAIDHVGMHNYWRTKKLSFRGATVAQAVRTIQEVYEVKVEYSNPDIAYCKINVDFENEPVENVLDIMAETLNLVWSNQGHAYLLAGYGCPQ, from the coding sequence ATGAGCGAAAGAAAAAGACATAGTGTTTCTGAGGAACTATTGTTCAGATATTTCATCGAGGAGGTAAGCCCTGATGAACAGGAAACTGTATTGTCTTGGAAGGCCATGTCTGAGGCCAATTATGCCGAATTTGAGCGTGTCAGAGTATTTCTGTTGGATGTGAAAGCCCTGAGGAGTATAGGCGGTGATCATGCTTCGTATGATGTACTGAAGGCGTGGGAAAAAGTACAGAGGCGCAAGCCAGTAGCCTCTATGTCACAAAAAAGCATAACATGGAATTGGATGAAAATTGCTGTAACCATATTGCTCGTCGCAGGAGCGGGGTGGTTCGCTTATTTATTCAGTCAGGTAGAAACACAGACTACAGTGGCTGTAGCGGAGACGCAAGGGGTAGAATTGGCAGATGGGTCAAATGTGACCCTTAATAAAGGAAGTGAATTAATCTATCCAGATCGGTTCAAGGAGAATCAGCGAAATGTAGTCTTGAAAGGAGAGGCGTATTTTGAAATAACTAAAGACCCAGATCAACCTTTTGTGATTCAAACGGACGAAATACAGGTCACGGTGCTAGGTACATCTTTTAATGTAAACAATGCCAATGCTGATAGTGTCATTGTGAGTGTAGACACTGGACGAGTATTGATGTCGGTAGGTGGCAAAGAGGAAATCCTTACCCCAGGGTTTAGGGGGGTGTATTATCGTAGCAGTCAGACACTTGTGAAAGTAGCTATAGACCATGTAGGTATGCACAACTATTGGCGCACCAAAAAGCTATCGTTTAGAGGCGCTACAGTTGCCCAGGCGGTACGTACCATACAAGAAGTTTATGAGGTTAAAGTAGAATACTCCAATCCAGATATTGCCTATTGTAAAATCAACGTAGATTTCGAAAACGAACCCGTGGAAAATGTATTAGATATCATGGCAGAAACACTTAATCTGGTTTGGTCTAATCAAGGACATGCATATTTGCTAGCAGGATATGGATGTCCGCAGTAG
- a CDS encoding RNA polymerase sigma-70 factor yields the protein MDIAINITDLSNQSTFEKVFKTYYQQLAAFAYQYVACHDTAEEIVQEVFANVWSKSDQIEIRTAVKSYLYGAVRNACLNHIKHKKVVRQHEVYEGRKPEGYESNFLELDELQGEIDAALDQLPDKCRQIFEMSRFEEKKYKEIAEELGLSIKTVENQMGRALKVMRAALSKHIPSLVFWIITIVQKNLWG from the coding sequence TTGGACATAGCCATAAACATCACCGATCTCTCTAATCAAAGTACCTTCGAAAAGGTGTTTAAAACCTACTATCAACAGTTGGCAGCTTTTGCCTATCAGTATGTGGCGTGTCATGATACGGCCGAAGAAATCGTGCAAGAGGTGTTTGCCAATGTATGGTCTAAGTCTGATCAAATAGAAATTCGAACGGCTGTAAAATCGTATCTCTATGGAGCTGTGCGCAATGCCTGTCTCAATCATATCAAGCATAAGAAAGTAGTGCGGCAGCACGAAGTCTATGAAGGACGCAAGCCTGAGGGTTATGAATCTAATTTTTTAGAACTTGATGAGCTTCAGGGTGAAATAGATGCAGCATTGGATCAGCTACCAGATAAGTGTCGACAGATTTTTGAAATGAGTCGATTCGAAGAGAAAAAATATAAGGAGATCGCCGAAGAACTTGGCTTGTCGATCAAGACTGTAGAAAATCAAATGGGAAGAGCACTGAAAGTGATGCGTGCTGCATTGAGTAAACATATACCCAGTTTGGTTTTTTGGATTATTACGATAGTACAAAAAAACTTGTGGGGGTAA